From Neospora caninum Liverpool complete genome, chromosome VIII, a single genomic window includes:
- a CDS encoding putative porphobilinogen deaminase, translating into MADPRARRASWGAKGRSCAAFRRCLFLVFLLFLALGDDAAERRSAPCFAQALVSFSRPSSTRSSPSLSPLSSSSPFSLSGSVASSSKASPCLSSQSLFTSNLHPPPIHVEFSRVSPSLAFVSLGVPRKRLQTTRLFSRSSGNSTLRVGSRASPLALAQAREFVYRLALKFPQSFPRAHEIIQTSLATSSDSLSPSSPSSSSSPSSSSPSSSPSPSSPSSSLSAFLTSRLHLDSQLEYGELCIVPLQTTGDSALHLPLAQLGGKGLFTKELDVALLAGQVDVVVHSMKDVPTELPPGTEIGAFLPREDPRDAFIYARQEPRPSQEDADREAGEPAASRGAASASAAASGDSGVSLLRYLPAALFPSLRHCEGNAPHDTGEKGDKERGENGETREAGECGVEKEHFGDAGKPIFGTCSLRRQALLHALLPPGSFHLMGLRGNVQTRMRRIEEGKLDATLLAAAGLKRLCLLPSLLSPSRDSGPLASPLGCVSTHARGRACVEAVLLPAEVFVPAVCQGVVGVQCRSADTRILSLLHSLNSLSSRGQARCERAFLRALDGSCRTPIAGIAQWRGVTDRRQETTQPERKTPDERTDRRDVKGGEEGWGGHPDCFTEKAELRFCGVLATPDGKHLFRHERAVQGVRTPEEAEELGHAVAEEIKKAAGAPRLAEIKQEVTEGWKHLKTF; encoded by the coding sequence ATGGCGGATCCGAGGGCGCGACGAGCTTCATGGGGGGCGAAGGGGAGGTCATGTGCCGCATTTCGTcggtgtctttttctcgttttccttctattcctcgctctcggcgacgacgcggcagagagacgatCCGCCCCATGCTTTGCACAGGCTCTCGTCTCGTTCTCACGTCCGTCCTCGACGAggtcttctccttcgttgtctcctctttcctcgtcttcgcctttctccctttccggTTCTGTCGCCTCATCATCAAAGGcatctccttgtctctcgtcgcAGTCTCTCTTTACATCGAATCTCCATCCGCCGCCCATCCACGTGGAGTTCTcgcgggtgtctccctctctcgctttcgtgtctctcggcgTCCCGCGAAAGCGGTTGCAAACGACTCGTCTCTTCTCACGGTCCTCTGGGAACTCCACCTTGCGTGTCGGCTCTCGAGCgtcccctctcgccctcgctcaGGCCCGAGAATTCGTCTACCGCCTCGCTCTCAAGTTCCCCCAGTCCTTTCCACGCGCACACGAAATCATCCAAACATCCCTCGCCACTTCGTCGGATTCCTtatctccttcttctccttcctcctcttcttctccttcctcttcttctccttcttcctctccttctccttcttctccttcatcttctctgTCCGCTTTTCTGACTTCGCGCTTGCATCTCGACTCTCAGCTGGAGTACGGGGAGTTGTGCATTGTGCCGCTTCAGACGACAGGCGACTCCGCTTTGCATCTTCCCCTCGCCCAGCTCGGGGGGAAGGGACTCTTCACGAAGGAGCTGGACGTGGCATTGCTTGCAGGCCAAGTCGACGTCGTCGTGCATTCGATGAAAGACGTGCCCACAGAGCTTCCGCCGGGGACGGAGatcggcgccttcctccctcgcGAGGACCCGCGAGACGCGTTCATCTACGCGCGTCAAGAGCCCCGCCCGTCCCAGGAAGACGCTGaccgcgaggcaggcgagccGGCCGCCTCGCGGGGCGCAGCTTCGGCCTCAGCTGCAGCCTCTGGAGACTCGGGCGTCTCCCTACTTCGGTACCTCCCAGCcgcgctctttccttccctgaGACACTGCGAAGGCAACGCGCCACATgacacaggagaaaaaggagacaaagaaagaggagaaaatgGAGAAACCAGAGAGGCCGGCGAATGCGGGGTGGAGAAGGAACACTTCGGCGATGCGGGGAAACCCATATTCGGCACCTGTTCGCTCCGGCGCCAGGCTCTCCTGCACGCCCTCTTGCCGCCCGGGAGCTTCCACCTCATGGGGCTGCGCGGAAACGTGCagacgcgcatgcggcgTATCGAGGAAGGCAAGCTCGACGCcactctcctcgctgccgccgGACTCAAGCGGCTCtgcctgcttccttctctcctctcgccttcgcgtgaTTCGGGTCCTctggcgtcgcctctcggctgcgtctcaacgcatgcgcgcggacgcgcatgcgtcgagGCCGTGCTGTTGCCCGCCGAGGTCTTTGTGCCGGCGGTGTGTCAGGGCGTCGTCGGCGTCCAGTGTCGATCCGCGGACACGCGcattctctcgcttcttcacaGCTTAAattcgctttcctctcgaggCCAGGCCAGGTGCGAACGGGCGTTTCTCCGGGCCCTCGACGGCAGCTGCCGAACGCCGATCGCTGGTATTGCGCAGTGGCGAGGCGTTACGGACCGTCGGCAGGAGACCACACAgcccgagagaaaaactcCAGATGAGCGCACAGATCGCCGAGACGTgaagggcggcgaagaaggctggGGAGGCCATCCAGACTGTTTtacggagaaggcggaactGCGATTTTGCGGGGTTCTCGCGACACCCGACGGAAAGCACTTGTTCCGCCACGAGCGAGCCGTCCagggtgtacgtacacccgaggAGGCCGAAGAGCTCGGCCACGCAGTTGCGGAAGAAATCAAGAAAGCAGCAGGAGCTCCACGGCTCGCAGAGATCAAGCAGGAGGTCACC